Part of the Arvicanthis niloticus isolate mArvNil1 chromosome 3, mArvNil1.pat.X, whole genome shotgun sequence genome is shown below.
tgtatgtatgtatgtatgtatgtatatacatatgtatatatgtatatgtgtatatatgtatgcatacatatgtacatgtttatgtattcCACATGATCAAACTACCCTAGTAAACATGGCGTTACTAATCCTGTGTAAGCTATAGAGGGAGTAGCTAAGCCCAGCTTCCCCTTGGGCGAGCTCTTACTCATCCCTTTAACACACTGCTTAGAAAAGGCTAGAACGATGATAGGATTGTGATCTTGTTTAACAGTCCTGGTTCTAACACACAGCATGacagcaggtaagacatttacaAGTACTCTCTAAGGATGACATATATATAACAGAGGTGCAGGGGTGACCTCATTTGCTAGAATGAAGACTGCAGATGAGCTAATGCTATGAACACACAGTGTCAACTGCAGTGGACCACACAGCACACTGGCCAGATCAGCTTTGCCACAGTCAGATTTTAGGTAGACATGTCTGACACATTACCTTTAAGCTTTAACAAGTATGTTTTTATAAATCATCATCACATAtggttttcagtttcatttttcaccctaaaatggacattttatttataatatgtcCTGAACCTtacaaatagttttttaaaaaaaaaataaattaaaatttctaaaactaGAGCAGGGCAAGAAAGTGAGTTGTGGACAGTCAAGAAAGTCTGCAGGCCAAGTGCGACCCCCTCTTTCGGCACTAGGACTACAGGCAGCACACTGGCAAAGGGAAGCAAGAAAAGCTCTGAGACTAGACACTGTTCAGTCTCTGATCCAGTGTGCACAGGAACCTAACAAGGGAGAGGGCACCATTGCTACAGAGTAGCGGTGGTGAATCTGTAAGGAAAGACACCCAGTGAGGAGGGAGCCGAAGCACCACTCACTCAGGCCTTGAGCTTGCTGTTCTGTGCAGCCTGGTGATGGCAACACTCTTCCTATTTCTCACTGTCAAAAGCGGTCTTACTTATTAGATCAAATCTGACCTTAGGTCTCTCCAACTTCACTTCAGGTATCTTAATGGAATTAAAAACTCTTACTGTTAAAAATATAGCATTACCCTATATTTTAAAGTATCTACAATAAAGTTAAGAGAATTGTATATAATCTTGCTTTTTAAGTGCTACTATTTAGATCAAGGTATGATTTCCTAATACTTGCCTCTTGTAGCCTAAAAacaacagggattttcttttctgtgcagGCAGCTATGAAGTTATCAGGGAGTAACTGCCCATTCGAAAGAAACTCGTCATCTTTTCCTTGATCAATTAAGATGTCAATCTGGGAACCCGAGTAGGACTTCACGAGACAGGTCGCATCATATGCCtgtaaaatgaagaaacattGAAAACTCAAGTGTCCAGAGCAATATTTTCTAAGATAGACTGTACTAGAaccaaaattaaactaaaaactAACTTTTACTCTAAGTCAGTCAGAcacccaatttatttatttttaattaatttagaagTAATGGTAACTAGAAATGTAAAAGCAATCACTAGCAGAGAAAGTAGTTTCAGGAAACTTCCATAATACATTACCACTACAAACCGAAGTGACTATTATACAGTTGTCCCTGTGTATCTGAATCCTCTCAACGATCTCAACACCACTACAAACCAAAGTGACTGTTATACAGTTGTCCCTGTGTTCTAGACCCCTCTCAACGATCTCAACCCCTGCAATGCTTAAGTAACACATAGAACAGCgaagcttgcctacagcccacACACGTCCTCCTGAGTACTTTAAATCACCTTTCCATTATCCTGGTTCCTGCCACAGTGTTGAGATGAGGTAGCAGAGAACAAAGATGATGGGAAAAGGTCTGAACATGTTCATGACAAATGTAACTAAAACCAAAGTTTCTTGTGGTTTAATCTACAGATATAGAACCCATAAGCATAGAGGAGTAACTATGTAATAGTCcatatatataattacaatgtgtgtgtgtataacaaacTTGAAAACTTAAGAATGAATAAGAAACAGTGGTCCATCACCTACCTTCCATTTACTTTCATCTGGTCCCAAATAGCCATTAAAAGCTTTTTTGCCCCAAGGACAGAGCACAGGGTTGCAAATTGGAGCAAATGCTGACACAGACTTCAGAgacaaaaggaaatttaaaagcaAGTTATATTTTGTTAAATCAAATACAGATATTTGCAACTTGCAACATCCAACTTAACACAAAACCCTGCACCTGTGGCCTCTTCATACTATAGCTTTGTATAATCTATTTCAAAACCTCACAGATCGAACTGTTTAATGCAAGTGTGCCTTAAACAAAAGTTTGTGTTCGGAGTTTCCACTCCTTAAGCGGGTGCCTTCCTTAGTGAACTTTCATTAAATGAGGCATTTCTCTTAAGCAGTACCACAGAAGCCAGGTCTGCCTCACTATGCTGGCACTTCCAACACAGCTTTCTGGTCTGACAACGCTGGTTCTCAGTGGGGCAATAAGGCATCTCTTAGCTTTAGAATTCTCACTGTGTATAATTCACAATGctattcctatttttaaaagacaaaagaaaacaaaacaaaaaaagaaaataaaaacctctaCGTTCACTTCTCTAGAGCATAAATGCACTGACTCACAGTATGCAAACTAGAAAACTGAACCGTATGTTCAGCACTGTGTCATGGACCTGCTCTGAGCAACATCTGTGCATCTCAGCAACATGCCTGAAATGACTGCCATCCTCCCAAAGGAAAGGAGACAGCTGAAACTGCCTGTTGATGTTCAACAGCCTGGGGTAAAACATGCATCCCTATTTTTAAGCACACTTCATTTCAGTTGTTTCAGTTGTAGGTTTTCAATCTTggctcattaaaagaaaaaaaaaaaaaccctacaaaaccttaaagtgtgtgtgggggattaAGGGGGGATGCTGAGAGATATTTTTCAACCAAGCTGCATTTCAAATCTCATTCAGAGCACTAAGaacataaaattcttaaaatatgagTGTTTTCCACTATAGCCAATCAAATTCAGCATTACAAAGACGTttcttgtggaaaaaaaatcacataaatacAGATAGCGTCACATAATAATTCTAACCATCGTACCAAGACTAACAATCATGAGGAAAAACCATGTTCAAAAGTGTAGTCTGAAAGAGCAATGAAAACATAAGCTATATGTTCTCATACTTCTATCAGGCCAGCAAGAGCCATTCTGATGGAATTCTCATGCTTATAATCTTACAGTGTGTGTCATGTGGTCAAGTTAAACACCACCTGTCAACCTCATGAAATCCCCCACCATAGAAATGTTTAATTCCCAGTTCTAAGGCCACTTCAAAAGTTTAGTCTTTGAAATTCCCTATAATTCCCCGAAGTGTTTCACCAATGAAGCTAGTGTTATCTTACTCTGTATTTTCCAGGATTCTTCAAAGCACAAATCAGAGCTCCGTGGCCTCCCATGGAGTGACCAAAGATGGACATCCTCTGTGGGTCCACTGGGAAATTGGCATTTATGAGTTGTGGAAGCTAGAAAGAAGTTAATAACATGATAAAAGAGCTCGGAGGAGATAAGTCAGACTTCTCCAAAGAACTATGTAATAGTGGCATCATTAGGACTTCAAAAGAATAACTGTACCGTGGCTTGAACTGGTGaagactaagaagaaaactcaggtAGACAATGGTTACTCATATATCACTGAAAACCATGCGtgcagatgtcctttaacagtaCAAACCATCTGAGCTTTGTGAGTATAAATACAGTTCCTGTTTGTAATTAGCAACATTATAGAAGATACATGAAGGAATACTATGTACTAAAGAGAAATATATACATTCACGAGGCCACAATAAAGAATAAACCATGTCATAGCAGTGGATAAATAAACAATGAACAATATAATGGCAGGAATTGATTACACCTTTCAATTAAAAAGTGCTTATAGCTGGTGAgaggataaaggcacttgcctctaagtctgacaacctgagtctgatcctgggacccacacagtagTCAATACATCAGAGAAACTTGCATACCAGTGTTTCTGTACCACTGTTCACAATACCTAAATTATTAatcaacctagatgtccatcaacagaagaaCAGGTAACAAGTATGTGGTGCATATGTATGGAACTGTATTCAGCCATGAAAAATGGAATCCTGTCATTTGCAAGAAAACAGATCTAACTAGATTATGGAATAACTTGTTAAACAAATTAAGTTAGATGAATAATTCATGTTCTCGCTCACTGTGGATCCTAGAttgtatacaaatacataaaatcacatatatgaCATGAAAGAAGCAAGTAGAGTGTCTAAATGCAACATGacattgtcatctacaaagtcCACACTTAAGAATGGGACAACTAAGAACAAAAGCACACACAGACCAAACACGTTTTGGATGAGTTTACTGCTTTGTGCTGGGCTGCATTCAGAACAATCCCCAAATGCATGTGGCCATATGCTGCAGGTTGGACATATCTGACATAGGAATAACTAGCAgtgagaaaatgaaggaggggtTGTGTGGGGGGCATTGCTTGTATGAAACTGCTGAAATCTTGTATAATGTACAATGAACATATGCTGACATGAAAAAACCATCAACATAatgaatataaaaacacaaatcaataaaatttaaaagccccACCAAAACATAATTGCCATCTAGGGTGTAAAAATTATGGGTGACTGGGTGCTAGCCTGTGCCTCAATGGTAAAGTtcttgcctagtatgcatgagatcctgagtttgacaccatcaccaaaacaacaaacaactcaCCACAAACTATAGatgattacattttaattgtttctgAGTTTTTATGATATATGTGATTAACTCCAGGAAATGCATATACTGaacataaatattattaaaagaagTCATGTTTTGCCATTTTCCCTTTCTCATCAAGTCCTTGCTTAGTATGTAAGATACTGACTGAACCAGCTCCAGAACATGAAGGGGCTGTTTTTTGTGCAATGTTCAGAGATAACCTGGGCGGTGTCACAGATCTGAATACAATTATAAAATTCCTTGAATCTACACTTAGCCTAACTAAGTTAACCTAAACTGCAAAAACTATAATATTAGGAAATGTAGTGCCATTCCTGTATTAAAATTCTCAGGTTTGGAAGGGTTTTGTATGTGAAACCAAACTCCCAGGGGTCATCAGTTAATAATTACAAGACAAACTAGATTACCTCCTCTGTTACGTAAGAGTACATTCTGTAGTTAGCTTTCCAAGGATCTTCAGTGGCATTGACGTAGAACCCAGCACCAGTGCCGAAGTCCCAGCTGTCCTCTTCTCCTTTAATATTGCAGCCACCTAGCAAGGAAGAGGTTAGACTTTCACCTACTCTACAGTAAGTCCCCATGCTTAGTATGCTAGTTTTAGTTGGTACAGTGGCACCTACCtataatgtcagcacttgggaggctgagactcATTGGTCAGCCtatcagcctaggctacacagtaaaGTAACCCTAACTTCACATGCAGTCAGCTGAGCATGTGAGCCCACACACAATGGAATGTTCACGAAACACgaattttcttctactttttgagATACATAATGGGATTCGACTTTCTGTGTCCTTTTACCTTGAGTGCTGGCCAATGAGGTAAGGAGAATGACCTTCCAAGCAGAGAATTCAGGAGTCAAGGTAAGCTACCCTAGCTTGAACTCCCCTCATCCTTACTCTGTTACAAGTGGCTTATGTGCTCTTCACTTCCCTTGACTGTGTGGTGATGCTTTCCCTGCAATTCTCC
Proteins encoded:
- the Esd gene encoding S-formylglutathione hydrolase — its product is MALKQISSNRCFGGLQKVFEHSSVELKCKMKFAVYLPPQAESGKCPALYWLSGLTCTEQNFISKSGYQQAASEHGLVVIAPDTSPRGCNIKGEEDSWDFGTGAGFYVNATEDPWKANYRMYSYVTEELPQLINANFPVDPQRMSIFGHSMGGHGALICALKNPGKYRSVSAFAPICNPVLCPWGKKAFNGYLGPDESKWKAYDATCLVKSYSGSQIDILIDQGKDDEFLSNGQLLPDNFIAACTEKKIPVVFRLQEGYDHSYYFIATFIADHIRHHAKYLNA